GAATTTTTATCCAGCTGGTTCTTAATCCCGTCAAACTGCGTAACAATCCTCTGGCTGTCATCCTTGAAAGCTACTGACCAGAAACCGTGGTTCGCAACCGTCTCTTTTCCGAAAGGCCCGATCAGCGCCACTGTTTTTACAGATCTTGAAAGCGGAAGGATATTTTTTTCATTCTTCAATAACACAATACTTTTTGAACCGAATTCCCTTCCGAATTTTCTGTTCTCCTGATTGTTCAGCTGTTCTTTCTGTCTTTTTTCGCTGCTGAACCGGTAAGGGTCATCAAAAAGCCCCATCTCGAATTTTTTAATCAAAATCCTCCTTGCAGCATCATCAATCAACTTAGGGTCAACCTTTCCTTCCTTGACCAGACCGGGAAGCTCTGCCATATAAGCACGGCTTTCCATATCCATATCGCTTCCGGCAAGGATGGCTTTTTCCGAAGCTTCCTTATTGTCTTTTGCATACCCGTGCGGCACCATTTCACCGATGCTTCCCCAGTCTGAAACCACAAAACCTTTATAATTCCACCTGCCTTTTAACAGATCTCTTAAGATATACCTGTTTGCCGTGGCAGGAATCCCGTTGATGTCGTTAAATGAGTTCATAAATGTTGCCACGCCGGCTTCTGCCGCTGCTTTGAACGGCGGCAGATAGGTTTCATTCAACTGCCTAAGGCTCATGTCGACTGAATTGTAATCTCTTCCGCCGACTGCCGCGCCGTACGCTGCAAAATGTTTCGCACAGGCCATAATCGCGTCAAGGTTCCCAAGGCCTTTGCCCTGAAACCCTTTAATTCTGGCCAGCCCGATCTGTGTCCCGAGGTATGTATCTTCACCTGAGCCTTCCATTACCCTTCCCCATCTCGGGTCCCTGGCAATGTCAACCATCGGTGCAAATGTCCAGTGGATTCCGTATGCCGAAGCTTCCGTGGCTGCAATCCTTTCTGATTTTTCAATCAAAGCCAGATCCCAGCTTGCCGCCTGTCCCAGGTTTACGGGAAATGTCGTTCGGTAACCATGGATTACATCCTGCCCGAACAGCAAAGGAATCTTCAGCCTGGACTGTAACGCCAGCTTCTGGAAATTCCTGGTTTCTTCCGCGCCTGCAACATTGAGCATGGAACCTACTTTCCCTTTTTTAATTTCATCTAAAACCGTTGCCGAATTGGAATTCTGAGGGCCTGTAGCATATTCAAAACCACTGTACTGAACCAGCTGCCCTACTTTTTCTTCTAACGTCATTTTAGACAGCAGCTCAGAAACTTTCTGATCGGTTGTCTTCTGCCCGTATGCATTCATCCCAAATGCTGATAATAGTAATACAAATGAAATTTTCCTCATCGTTTGGTTTGGTTTTAGTTTAAAAAATATACGTTGCAGTAGAAATTCCCGGCATGGTAACAGAAGCGGTCTGCTGATTATATTTAATATTAAATGTCTTATCTCCGGTGTTGCTGTTCTGTACAATT
The sequence above is a segment of the Chryseobacterium sp. JJR-5R genome. Coding sequences within it:
- the bglX gene encoding beta-glucosidase BglX — protein: MRKISFVLLLSAFGMNAYGQKTTDQKVSELLSKMTLEEKVGQLVQYSGFEYATGPQNSNSATVLDEIKKGKVGSMLNVAGAEETRNFQKLALQSRLKIPLLFGQDVIHGYRTTFPVNLGQAASWDLALIEKSERIAATEASAYGIHWTFAPMVDIARDPRWGRVMEGSGEDTYLGTQIGLARIKGFQGKGLGNLDAIMACAKHFAAYGAAVGGRDYNSVDMSLRQLNETYLPPFKAAAEAGVATFMNSFNDINGIPATANRYILRDLLKGRWNYKGFVVSDWGSIGEMVPHGYAKDNKEASEKAILAGSDMDMESRAYMAELPGLVKEGKVDPKLIDDAARRILIKKFEMGLFDDPYRFSSEKRQKEQLNNQENRKFGREFGSKSIVLLKNEKNILPLSRSVKTVALIGPFGKETVANHGFWSVAFKDDSQRIVTQFDGIKNQLDKNSTLLYAKGANVDDQDKSMFAEAVETAKKADVVIMTLGEGHAMSGEAKSRSSIRFSGVQEDLLKEIAKTGKPVVLMINAGRPLVFDWAADHIPAIMYTWWLGTEAGNSIADVLFGTVNPAGKLPMTFPRTEGQIPVYYNYYNTGRPAKNNADRNYVSAYIDLDNDPKFPFGYGLSYTDFKYSDMKASAASLKGNQALNISINVANTGKYDGEEVVQLYIRDLVGKVVRPVKELKGFKKVFIRKGESQTVNFTLTPEDLKFYDDELNYNWEAGEFDIMVGTDSQHVQTRSINWIK